The sequence ATCATCCCGAAAGTACTAAACGAATATCATTACGAATCAATCGACGAATTGCTAAGCCGCTGTAATGAACATATGGTGCAAAAACGTGGAGCCGCTGTAGCTATCGTGAAAGTTGATTTTCAGCAAAGAATAATCCAATATAGTTGTGTTGGCAATGTTCGATTATATATCCTTCAGGATCGTACAAAGATGATTTACCCTTTGCCTGTCATGGGCTATCTATCTGGTAGACCTCAAAAATTAAAGATGCACGAATATAATTATCAGGTGGGAGATTTGTTTTTCCTTCATTCAGACGGGGTCGCATTAACAAGTCCGAAGGCATCATTAAAGGAAAGTTCGGGGCCTTATGAATTATATAGAAATGTGTTAGGTTCAATTGAACATGGCGATGACGCAACCTTTATAACTGGAAGCCTACTTCTGTGAATAGGAGGTAGGCTTTTTGTGTTAAAATTAAGGGAATGAAGAAAGGGTGGTTGTATTGATAGGACATATTATTGAAGCGACAGCTGGAAAAGCCGCTGTTAGTATCCGCCAAACTGAAAAAGTGATTGCA comes from Sporosarcina sp. FSL K6-3457 and encodes:
- a CDS encoding PP2C family serine/threonine-protein phosphatase — encoded protein: MESILNEYVEVYVYQEAKRGNRESGDTYFTHIEKDYFICAIADGLGSGPIARQSAQIIPKVLNEYHYESIDELLSRCNEHMVQKRGAAVAIVKVDFQQRIIQYSCVGNVRLYILQDRTKMIYPLPVMGYLSGRPQKLKMHEYNYQVGDLFFLHSDGVALTSPKASLKESSGPYELYRNVLGSIEHGDDATFITGSLLL